One region of Flavobacteriales bacterium genomic DNA includes:
- a CDS encoding amidophosphoribosyltransferase, producing MSDSIKHECGIALLRLKKPLSYYTEKYGTPFYGIRKMYLLMEKQHNRGQDGAGLANIKIGTEPGTRYISRKRSVGQKPIKEVFDHVNKRFSRLLKTHPDKAMDAEWLKRNAPFTGELFMGHLRYGTFGKNSIENCHPFLRMNNWKTKNLVVAGNFNLTNVDELFDFMVSIGMHPKEKTDTVTVMEKIGHFLDEENERIYRKHREQGASYQEISEHIARELDIQNILKNASTDWDGGYVMGGLVGHGDAFVLRDPSGIRPAYYYEDDEIVVVASERPVIMTTFNVAYEKVRELRPGHAITIKYTGETEMVKIKEPKEKKACSFERIYFSRGSDQDIYRERMELGKKLVPAILEAIDEDMDNTVFSFIPNTAEVSFYGMIKRLENRHNREKIRRIKAGGLSDEELSELINSRTRIHKVAIKDAKLRTFITNDSDRDDLVEHVYDITYGTVIPGKDTLVVIDDSIVRGTTLKQSILRMLDRLKPKRIVVVSSAPQIRYPDCYGIDMAKMGDLIAFRAAIALLKENDMGYIIDEVMNDCEKQLELPKEEVINHVKRIYAPFTSEEISRKIAELLTPEELNAEVKIIFQSIKGLHASCPEHTGDWYFTGNYPTPGGNKVVNKAFINFYKGVNERAY from the coding sequence ATGAGTGATAGCATAAAGCACGAGTGCGGTATCGCACTGCTTCGCCTGAAGAAACCCCTCTCTTACTACACCGAAAAATACGGCACGCCATTCTATGGTATCCGTAAGATGTACCTGCTCATGGAGAAGCAGCACAATCGGGGTCAGGATGGAGCCGGACTGGCCAATATCAAGATAGGTACCGAGCCGGGTACCCGATACATCTCACGCAAGCGCTCGGTAGGGCAGAAGCCTATCAAAGAGGTGTTCGACCATGTCAATAAGCGATTCAGCAGATTGCTCAAGACCCACCCCGACAAAGCGATGGATGCCGAATGGCTGAAGCGCAATGCGCCTTTCACCGGGGAGCTCTTCATGGGGCACTTGCGTTACGGAACTTTCGGTAAGAACAGTATTGAAAATTGCCATCCCTTCCTTCGGATGAACAATTGGAAGACCAAGAATCTGGTCGTGGCGGGCAATTTCAACCTGACCAATGTCGATGAGCTCTTCGATTTCATGGTCTCCATTGGCATGCATCCCAAAGAGAAGACCGATACCGTCACAGTGATGGAGAAGATCGGGCATTTTCTGGATGAAGAGAATGAGCGTATCTACCGGAAGCATAGGGAGCAAGGGGCCAGCTATCAAGAGATCTCCGAGCACATCGCAAGAGAGTTGGACATACAGAACATTTTGAAAAATGCCTCCACCGATTGGGATGGGGGTTATGTCATGGGCGGTCTGGTGGGCCATGGGGATGCATTCGTACTCCGCGATCCATCCGGTATACGTCCGGCCTATTATTATGAGGATGATGAGATCGTGGTGGTGGCCAGTGAGCGGCCCGTGATTATGACGACTTTCAACGTGGCTTATGAGAAGGTGAGGGAACTGCGACCGGGACATGCCATTACCATCAAATACACCGGTGAGACCGAAATGGTCAAGATCAAAGAACCCAAAGAGAAGAAGGCCTGCTCCTTTGAACGCATCTATTTCTCACGCGGCTCGGATCAGGATATCTATCGAGAGCGGATGGAACTGGGCAAGAAACTGGTCCCGGCCATACTCGAGGCCATCGATGAGGATATGGACAATACCGTGTTCTCCTTCATCCCCAATACGGCCGAAGTGAGCTTCTACGGGATGATCAAGCGGCTCGAGAACCGACATAACCGGGAGAAGATCAGACGCATCAAGGCCGGTGGACTCAGCGATGAGGAATTGAGCGAATTGATCAATTCCCGTACACGTATCCACAAAGTGGCCATCAAGGATGCCAAGTTGAGGACCTTCATCACCAACGATTCCGATCGGGATGACTTGGTAGAGCACGTCTATGACATCACCTACGGCACAGTGATACCAGGCAAGGATACCCTAGTAGTGATCGATGACAGTATCGTCAGAGGTACTACGCTCAAGCAGAGTATCCTACGCATGCTCGACCGACTGAAGCCCAAGCGCATCGTAGTGGTCTCCTCAGCACCGCAGATACGCTATCCCGATTGCTACGGGATCGATATGGCCAAGATGGGCGACCTGATCGCCTTCCGAGCGGCCATCGCCCTGCTCAAGGAGAACGATATGGGCTACATCATAGATGAAGTGATGAACGATTGTGAGAAGCAACTCGAACTGCCCAAAGAGGAGGTGATCAATCATGTCAAAAGGATTTATGCACCCTTCACGAGCGAAGAGATTTCTCGGAAGATTGCGGAACTGCTCACCCCAGAAGAACTGAATGCCGAGGTCAAGATCATCTTCCAATCTATCAAAGGCCTACATGCCTCCTGTCCGGAGCATACGGGCGATTGGTACTTCACCGGTAACTATCCGACTCCGGGTGGAAACAAGGTGGTCAACAAGGCCTTCATCAATTTCTACAAGGGCGTCAACGAGAGGGCGTATTAG